The genome window GGACCTTTTCCTGCAGACAGTTTTTTTCAGCCTGCAAAATATAAAAATTACGATGCTGTTTTAGCAATGTATCACGATCAGGGATTAGCACCTTTTAAAACTTTAGCGTATGAAGAAGGAGTAAATTATACTGCTGCACTTCCTTTTATCAGAACGTCACCCGATCACGGTGTAGCCTATGATATTGCAGGAAAAAACGTTGCCGATGCACAAAGTTTTATGGAAGCTATTTTCACGGCAATTAAAATTTTCAATAACCGAAATGATTATAAAGATTTGATGAGCAATCGCCTACAGCCAAGAAGGATGCCATCGGATAACGGAATTGACGAAGATCTACCAATAGAAAGCGAAATGTAAAATCTGTAAACGAATTAAAATTAATTTGTTATGAATTTTATTTGTAATATTAAAAAAAATGCATATTTTTGCACACTCATTTTATGGACAAGTTAAGAAACTACGACGTAAGCTTTTCTGGGTTAAAAACCGGTAAGCACGAGTTCAAGTTTGAGATAGATAAAGAGTTCTTTCAATTATTTGACACTGATCAGGAATTTACAAATCCTAAAATTGCAGTTGATGTTTTACTTGATAAACACACTACTTTTTTAGAATTTGAAATAAAAGTAGATGGTACAGTAGAATTGGTTTGTGATATCACAAACGAAGATTTCACTTACCCTATTGAAAACCAAATCGGTATTTTGGTAAAGTTCGGAGAAGAATATGATGACAGCGAAGAAGATGTCATCACCATTCCTGCAAACGATCACGCTTTTAATATTTCGCAATTGATATATGAAAACGTGGCACTTTCAATACCCATGAAAAAATTATCACCCAACGTAAGTGATGAAGATTTGGAAATCCTTGAAAAATTCAGTCCAAAAGAAATAGAGGAAGAAGAAGAAAGCGATCCTAGATGGGACGCACTAAAAAATTTAAAGAATAAAAATTAAATAGTTTAATGATGAGATGATG of Chryseobacterium scophthalmum contains these proteins:
- a CDS encoding YceD family protein, which encodes MDKLRNYDVSFSGLKTGKHEFKFEIDKEFFQLFDTDQEFTNPKIAVDVLLDKHTTFLEFEIKVDGTVELVCDITNEDFTYPIENQIGILVKFGEEYDDSEEDVITIPANDHAFNISQLIYENVALSIPMKKLSPNVSDEDLEILEKFSPKEIEEEEESDPRWDALKNLKNKN